ggagaggaagagctcCCTCCCCAGCGCGCACGCGCCCGCCAGCCCAGTGATAGAGCGCGCACGCGTAATGGCTTCCCAGCCCCCACCCGGCCGAGCCGGTCCCACCGCGCCCGCCAGCCGGGCAAGCCGAATGGGCAAACTGGTTTGGACAAAGACCCATAGGCCATCAAGGCGTGATTGTAGCGTCTGTTTCCCAATACTGTGTCCTCTCAAGGTGGACAGAAACAGCCTAACACCCGCAATCCGCACCGGCTCTCCATGTGCCTACACCGCGACCCTAGTGTGTCCCCAAGCCCCGCGCAGCGAGCGGGAGCGAGCCCACGAGTGTCTACACCGCGGGAATACGGCTGCAAAGAGTCTACACCCTGGGCGGAAAGTTGGCTCTGCCAGTGTCCGCTCCGCGGCCCGGCAccaccctccacccctccacgGAGTCCGCTCTGAGTGTTCCTCACGACCCTGCAGCGAGGTACTGCCCACGGGAGAGTTGAGGCCCGCTGGGCCCGGCGTCCCTGCTTACCTGGTGGCGGGTGTGGACCGGCGACGGAGGAGCTGCAAGAAGGCTGTGCTCGCGGGTGGACGCGGACTCGACAGTGGCTGCGCGTTGCGCCGCCGGGTTTTATAGGACGCCACAGCGGCCACTCGAGCCATAAAAGGCAACTTTCGGAACGGCGGGCTCTGATTGGCTCCGCGTCGCTCACTCACCGGCCTCGCCGCACAGTGCAGCATTTTTTtaccccctctcccctccttttgcaaaaaaaaaaaaaaaaaaaaaaaaagaagaagaagaaaaaaaaagccgaGAGAGAAAACGAGattgaggaagaggatgaagactTTTGGCGATGGGTGCTGGCTCCGTAGGCCCAGATGTACAGGAATAGCCTCTGCCTTTGTGGTCACTGCCCCATTCAACGTCTCTGTTACTAGGCCTGCATTCTGGgggtcacccacccaccccacgaCCCTCTGGGTGTGGATGTCACGTGAATATTGAGCACCTAAGTGGGCGAGGGTCAGCATGGAGGCCCGGGCCCTATTTGTGTGGCTTCTTGTTTAAGGGACACACGGAGCCTGGATTGAATGAGCAGAGAGTCACTCCCCCTTGCTAGCAATAGCCAGAAAGCCAGATCTGGGGGACCTTCTGCTGGGGTTCTATTTGCTAGGTGTGTTGGGGTACAACTTGGAAGCAGAACTCTGCATTGGAGAGGTCTTCACGGATCTTGGCCACTTAGAGACTCAAGGCCATACTCCCAAGGATAGGGCAAGCCCTGGTGGTCCAGTGACTGGAGGCGTTGCGGGAGGATGCCTCAGATATCCCTTGCCCCGGACCTAGAAAGGAACTGTGCTCAATAGAACAAGCAAAACTTCTCATGGAGTCGGGCTCTTTTGGAAGGCTGCCTGATCACACCCAGGCAAGACTAAGCCTGGGCCGTTAGCTAGTGGCTCTGGGTGGCTGCCAGGCATCGTTGGGCTGGGGCCCACCATCCATCCTTATGCGCAGCCACAGCTGAACTGTGTGCTAGTCCATCTGCCAGCGGTGGGGACTCTGGGAGTGACAGACTGCTCAGGGAAGAGTTGGTGGTCACTGAAGCCCCAAATCCTCCAGAGAACTCCCAGCTCTCCTCACCTAAGTAGGAGAGTTCTGCTCAGCAAGCTGGCTGTTCAGCTGGTAGCTACACACAGGATCAGGGATGAGAGCCAGATCCCTCAGCTTAACTTAGAAGGACACACACCTTCTGGGAGAGAGTGACAGAAAGCTGGATTTAGGCAAGAAGGGTGCTTCAGGTAAGGTGCTTGGGGCCTGCCCTAGCTTTGCACATGCATAGTAGGTGTTCACTGGCTTACAAAGTGTAGGTGTTGAAACCAAGAAAGGCTTCATCCTTATATGGACTACAGTGGCCCTGCATGAGGAGGCCAGGCCAGCTTCCTTGTTCTAGGCTGGTGGCCGGGCATTTTGAAGTTGCAGAGGCCTCCAGACCATCACCCCCCAGCATACGCTGTGTACTGGAAACACACCCCCAGGTTCAGAAATACTTTATCTTtctcacaaaaaacaaaaaaaaaaaaaaacaaaacaacaacaacaacaaaaaaaacccacttgaCAAAAGTCTTCAGCAGTCACCAACCCTGAGAGAAATTTCCCAGGCTGTCCCCTCCCTGCCTCCGGGGGATGGGACTGCACTGGCCCTGGCCTTGTATCTCTCAGTGGCTGGGGCAGTTTGCCAGCTGCCTGTGGACCTGCCAGTCCTGCAATtcacaggtgggggtggggccggGAGAGTGCTGCCTGTCAATAAAGAGAGGCCACAGTGTTCCCAGGAGAACCCTGGTGGGGTGCAAGGGAGAAGATGCCATCGATCATTAAGGGGGAGCCTCTTGTGTGACACCAGACAGCTTTGCTAGGTTGGAGCAGACCAGATTCCCAGGCAGGACCTGTGTTGCCACTTTGTCACCTCTCAGTCCTGGGACTGGTCAAGGGGCAGGCACTTAAGCCCCACCCGACCTCTGAAACAGTTCTGGACTGTCTCACTGGCTTAGGGTTCTGTCTTGTCTGCAGTGATCATTTTCCAGTGTTCTCTTTCACAttcttgggagagagagagaatttctcaTGGTTTATTGGGAATTGGGGTGGGAGGTTTTTACCATGCATGGTCTCAGGTAGCCTAGAGTGGTCTCAAATTTGATATGTAGTGGGGTAGAGACTTGaactggtcctcctgcctctgcatcctgagtggtgtgattacaggcatacaccaccatgcccagcttctctttgtttgtttgtttgtttgaacagtggctccctatgtagcccaggctggcctcaaactcctgctcttcctgcctcagcttcctgtgtgctTATGAAGACAG
This portion of the Arvicanthis niloticus isolate mArvNil1 chromosome 24, mArvNil1.pat.X, whole genome shotgun sequence genome encodes:
- the LOC143438065 gene encoding uncharacterized protein LOC143438065; amino-acid sequence: MASQPPPGRAGPTAPASRASRMGKLVWTKTHRPSRRDCSVCFPILCPLKVDRNSLTPAIRTGSPCAYTATLVCPQAPRSERERAHECLHRGNTAAKSLHPGRKVGSASVRSAARHHPPPLHGVRSECSSRPCSEVLPTGELRPAGPGVPAYLVAGVDRRRRSCKKAVLAGGRGLDSGCALRRRVL